DNA from Chitinophaga pendula:
TCTTTTCATTATGTGCAACCCAAGCACATACAACAACCATTTATCGGGGAAGTAGCAGCTTATTTCAGTGGCAAGGGGCCTAATCCCTGCAGCCTGGAAGAGGCGCTGATCAGTATGGAGATCATGGACCGGTTCACGCGGCATTGACGCCGGCATTGACCGGACCGATCACCCGCTCTATATTATGCGGCGGTTGCGATGGGGGGCGGCGGTGTTTTGCTGCCTCCCATGAAGCGATGTACCATCATGGCGCATACGGTATCGCCGGTGGCATTGATGACGGTGGCCAGCGGATCGACAAGGGTGCCGATGATCATGACGGCAGGCAGTGCTTCTACCGGGAATCCATATACGGACATTACCAACAATTCGCCTACATAGCCTCCATTGGGGATACCACCTTCTACCGTACTGACGATCACGCTGATACCCATTGCCAGCAGTACTGCTTCTACGCTGTTAAACCCTTTGCCGAACATGGCAAATACCACTGCGATCTTAATGATAGACGATATGCTGGAACCATCTTTATGCAAGGTGCCACCCAGTGGTACGACTACGCTGCCGATATGATCGGGTACGCCCATTTTACGGGCGGCCTCTATATTAGCAGGGATGGTAGCGATGCTGCTGCAGGTGGAGATGGCGGTGAGGGAGGGGACGATATTATTTTTCCAATAGCGTTTGACGCCGGGGACGCCGGCTGCGATGAATGCATATACGCTGAACATGACGAGGTAATAGAATACGCCGAACCCGTAATAGATGCCCAGGGATTTGGCATAGGTACCAAATAACTGCGGGCCTACCATCCCTACCTGGTAGGCGAAGTAGGCGCCTAATCCTATGGGTGCCAGTTTCATGATGACGAGCAGGAGTTGTGTCATTACGGCGTTGCCACCGTTGAGGAACTGCCGGATGGGTTCTCCTGCTTTACCTGCCCGCATGACTGCAAATCCAAGTATGACAGAGAAGATGATGAACGGGAGCATATTTCGCCGGGAGAGGAGTTCGTAGAATTCGCCGGTGGTGAGGAGCTGTGTGAGCTGTTCGCCGATATTGCCGCTTTTGAGTTCGTGAATGGCTAGTTTGGGATCTGCGGGTCCCAGGGCCTGGTGGATGGGAAATATCCAGACGGCGACGATGGTAAGGAAGGCAGCGATGAGCAGCGTGCCTACGAATACGAGGAACATGATGGAGATGACCTTGCCGACCTGTTGATTGCGGTCTACGTTGGCGAGGGCGGATGATATGGCGAAAAATACCAGGGGTATTACGGCGGTGAAGAGCAGGTTGAGGAAGATATCGCCGACTGGTTTGAGTACGGTGACGCGATCGCCTAATGTAAGCCCTGCAATACTACCGACCAGTATGCCACCGAGGAGGGAGAGTATTTCTCCGTAACTTTTCAGGAATGCGTTCATGCCCTAAAATTAGGCTGCAAATCGGATTAATGCGCAAATTTGTCTGGGGAGCGGTTGGTGTTGTTCAGAAGGCCAGTGGCTATTCTTCGCGAAGCACTTTCAACAAGCTGAAGCAGCGGATGGTGATACTGCCGCAGAGCAGGTATATGAAGGTTTGGAAGACGATGCCAAGCAGGGGGGCGGCCATGAGGAATACGAGTTGCAGGCAGAGGGACAGTCCGAGGTAGAGCCGGAACCAGTTGCTGGCGCGGAGGGTACGGAACTGTAGTAGTATGCCGGCGACGAGGTGGGTGGGTAGTAGCCAGAGTACGTGCAGGTTATGGTGCAGGGAGGCATGTGCGGATGTCAGGGATATGGCCGTCAGTACGATGCCAGCGGCTCCGCTGATACAAAAGAAGAAGGCATCGGGAGCGGTGTTGTTATAGCGCCATTTGATATCGGCGATGCTATAGAAGGCGGCTGCCAGTAATAGCAGGAGAGCGACATGAAATGGCTGTATGATATATGCCGGTGTGGCGATGTTGGTAGTGGGTTTGTAGAGTATATAACGTTCTTTTACCAGGGGGCGACCGTTAATGCGGAGCTGTTCGAGCAATGCGGTGAGTTGTTCGGGCAGGAAGGCCTGTTCTCTGGGTGGTAATGGTTGGTAGGTGAGGCGGCCTAGCAGGAAGTCGAATCCTGCGCTGACCCAGGGTGTGTTGGCCAGGTAGGGGCGCATGAGTTGCATGGCGGTGGGGTATTGTGAGCTGTCGCCTTTGGGTAGGGCGGCACCGGATATTTTGAGTACGAGATCGAGTGGGCGGGTGGAGCAGTTGTTGGTAAGGAAGGCGTAGTGGTAATATCTGTTAGCCGGCAATATGGCGGTGGCCAGGGTGTGGTAGAGGCGTTGTTGTTGTGTGTGGGATAGGGCGAGGACCTGTTCGTAGAGGTAGCGACCGGAGGCGACGTATTCCGGTTGGAATTGCCGGAAGGAGGTAACGGAGGCGTAATATAGTTGGGTGCCGAGCAGGAAGCGGGTATAGAATGCTGGCGGTTCGAAGTGGAAGGTGCCGTAGTTGTAGACGAGGTCGATGCCTTGTGCGTGGTCTTGTATCCGGAGGGCGGTATGACCGAACAGGGCATATAGGGAGGGGCCCGGGCCGCAGGTGATGATGCTGACGCGGGCATCAGGGGATAGAGTGCGGACGTTATTGTCTGCGATCTGTTGTGCGGGGCTCTGTAATGCTAACAGACAGCATAGCAGGCCTATAATAGGGAAAGGATGCATGGTAATGATGAGGGGGAAGATACGATTATTCTTATAGACGGCGTGGTGGGTGCCGGAATGATGGCACAATTTTAACATGCATAATATTGCGGGTAGGTGTGTAGGCAGGGAAAGGGGCCGTGGTGGGCGGTGACCCTGCGTGAAGGTGAAATGGAGAAACAGTGAGGCGTGCGCAGATCAGCGGGCAGTTCTCATGCGTACGCGGGTGACCACCTGGCTTTCGAGCATGAGTGATTCCAGTTCGTTGAGTGGTAGCTGATAGTTTCCTTCGGTTAGCAGCTGAATGGGATGCTGGTGTTTCTGTTGCCGGAGGAATGCCGGTAGTAATGGCGACTGGCGGCTGTGCTCTTCCGGTATGCCGAGCAGTACGTTGGAAAAGTCTTCAGCGATAGCCTGGATCTGAAGGATCAAAAAGAATGGTTTCCTGTTGGTGGCTGGTGCGAATAGCGTGGAAGGAAACCGCAGAAAGATAGCCTTATCTATCACAGAGCGATACTTCATAGCGGGTAAAATGTTAGGTGGAACGGTAGTGAAAAAATAGCAATATTCAGCGGGCGATAGCTATAATTTCACCATGAACCATTGCGAAATGCATAGCTATAGTCAATAATGACAATCTCATTTTTCTGGTGACAGCCAAAATCGGGGATTATCATTGCCCTTTGATTATTTAACATTTAACGGTTGAAAAAGTTGTCCCTGTATCATATATCTTCCAATATAGCAGTCCTCTTCTTAAGTACAGTGAGGGCCCCACCCCGTTTACTGCAGTAAGTTTATCATTTGCTATATACCGGTAACGTAGCTGATGCTTTCATGATGACAGGAGTTCAGGTATATATTTCGTGGTTAACAACTATAGATGATGATGTATGTAATGAAGCGCAAATTAGGACAAGGTACTGCGGCGGTATTACAACCACTGGTCTATTTTTGATCGTGGGGGAGGGGATGTGCTCATGCGATCGGGCGGGGTATTTATAGTGATGGAGATCAAATGCTTGCTGGACGTGGGTTTGCAGCTTCCTTATTTTTTTGTACCTTTGCATTCGTGAAGCCACTGTTATCGTTCTATATATGTTGTTTACTTTGCCTGTTCGGTGTGACCGTTCAGGCGGGTAGTGTGCTTATTGCGCACGGCGACATGGAAGCGGCGGTGTTGCCGGTGAGTGTGGAGCAGATGGATAGTGTGGAGATGGCGGATGCGTTGTATACGATCAGTCATCCCAGGTATGCGTCGGTGCGGGCATCAGGTGTCAACATGGTTTTGCTGATGGTGAGCAACAGCCGTCAGGAGGCTGGTACGATGGGGGCGGAGCATTCTTCCCCAGGTAAAGCCGGTTTTGGACTTCCCCGTGTATTTTATTTACCTGCCATAGAAACGCGCAAGATATGGCTGCTTACGGTAACGGACCTACTATCTGTGTGTCCGATCGCGCGTCTGCTTATTTTCCCTGAACATATCTTTTGGTGAGCTACGTGGTGTCTTATTCTTTCCTGTAAACGGAAGGAAGGGGGCAACTGCATTTTACCACGGTGATAGCGCATGCGGTGCATGTGTGACTATGCTGTGTGTTGTCGCTATCTCCCGGATAGCGAAGGTATCATTGTTAACATTTATTTAAACCAGAAGATATGTCCAGTACATTAGTTATTGCATTTATTATATTAGGATTCATTGCATTGTTTATTCTCCTCATGTACTTTTCTGCCCGATCGAGTGCCCGTAAAGAAGCGACGCGGATACAGGATGCTGTGGCTGCTGCGGAACGGGAACACCGTATGTCCGTTACTACGCGGGAGGATCTGCGGCAGAAGGTAATGGCCTTTGACAAAGACAGCCGTAAGCTGGTGTTGATAGAGATGCGCAATAAAGAATTGAGCAGCCGGGCGGTTGATCTCAACAAGATTGCCGCTTTGGATGTTGTTCATACGTACAGCCAACATGACGCTAAGAATGGAGGGCGTGCATCTGCGCACGTGATCCGGATAGAGCTGGTATTTCAGCACCGGGATAAGACACAGTTACCATTAGCCTGGGCGATCTATGATGAATTATACGATCACTCTTTTGATATGAAGCAATTGGAGCACCGGGCGCTGCATTGGAAGCAGTTGTTGGCGGTCTAACACATTTTTCACTTTTTATTAATTAGTCGAATGATACATTTACCGGATTTAATAACAGACCTGGCATTGATATTGGGCGCGGCGGCGGTCACTACACTGATCTTTAAAAAGTTGAAACAGCCATTAGTGCTGGGTTATATAGTAGCGGGCCTGTTGGTAGGTCCGCATGTGTCCTTATTGCCTACGGTGAATGATGTAGAGAATGTCAAGACCTGGTCGGAGATCGGGGTGATATTCCTGCTTTTCAGCCTGGGATTGGAGTTTAGTTTTAAGAAGCTGATCAAGGTGGGTGGTTCTGCCTCTGTGACGGCGATCGTGGAGGTGGTGGTGATGTTGCTGCTGGGATATTTTGCGGGGCAGCTATTGGGTTGGTCGCGGATGGACAGTATTTTCCTGGGCGGTATCCTTTCTATTTCGTCGACTACGATTATTATACGAGCGTTTGAGGAGTTGGGGGTGAAGCGGCAGAAGTTTGCCGGGTTGGTGTTTGGTATCCTTGTAGTGGAGGACTTGGTGGCGATCGTGTTGTTGGTGTTGTTATCTACGCTGGCGGTGAGTCAGCAGTTTGCCGGGATGGAGATGGTATTTTCCGTGGTGAAGCTGGTGTTTTTCCTGGTGGCCTGGTTTGTGGCCGGTATCTTTTTTCTGCCGACGCTGTTGAAGCTGACACATAAGCTGGTGAATGAGGAAACGTTGCTGGTGATGTCGATAGGGCTTTGTCTGCTGATGGTGGTATTGGCTTCGCAGGCTGGTTTTTCGCCGGCGCTAGGCGCTTTTATTATGGGATCTATATTGGCGGAGACGACGCAGGCGGAGAAGATAGAGCATCTGGTGACGCCAGTGAAGGAGTTGTTTGGTGCGGTGTTTTTCGTATCGGTGGGTATGCTGATAGATCCGGCGATGTTGGTACGTTATGGTGGGCCGGTGGCGTTGATCACGGTGATCACTATTGTAGGTAAGTTATTCAGTTCTACTGCGGGGGCGCTTATTTCGGGGCAGCCGCTGAAATCATCGGTGCAGACGGGTATGAGCCTGGCGCAGATCGGGGAGTTCTCTTTTATCATAGCTACGCTGGGGTTGACGTTGAAGGTGACCAGTGATTTCCTGTACCCGGTAGCGGTGGCGGTATCTGCTATTACGACTTTTACGACGCCTTACCTGATCCGTTATGCGGAGCCTTTTTACAATAAGCTGATGCAGTGGTTGCCGAAGCGGTGGACGGATGCATTGGAGCGGTATAGCAGTGCGGCGCAGACGATCTCGGTGGTGAGTGACTGGCAGCTGGTGTTGCGTAGTTACTTTACTAATATCGTCGTATTTTCTGTGATCATTATTGCGATCACGTTGTTGTCATTTTACTATGTATTGCCCTGGGCGATCGAGCAGACGGAGGGTAACCTGGGATTGATCCTGACGGCAGGTGC
Protein-coding regions in this window:
- a CDS encoding dicarboxylate/amino acid:cation symporter; this translates as MNAFLKSYGEILSLLGGILVGSIAGLTLGDRVTVLKPVGDIFLNLLFTAVIPLVFFAISSALANVDRNQQVGKVISIMFLVFVGTLLIAAFLTIVAVWIFPIHQALGPADPKLAIHELKSGNIGEQLTQLLTTGEFYELLSRRNMLPFIIFSVILGFAVMRAGKAGEPIRQFLNGGNAVMTQLLLVIMKLAPIGLGAYFAYQVGMVGPQLFGTYAKSLGIYYGFGVFYYLVMFSVYAFIAAGVPGVKRYWKNNIVPSLTAISTCSSIATIPANIEAARKMGVPDHIGSVVVPLGGTLHKDGSSISSIIKIAVVFAMFGKGFNSVEAVLLAMGISVIVSTVEGGIPNGGYVGELLVMSVYGFPVEALPAVMIIGTLVDPLATVINATGDTVCAMMVHRFMGGSKTPPPPIATAA
- a CDS encoding lipoprotein N-acyltransferase Lnb domain-containing protein — its product is MLKLCHHSGTHHAVYKNNRIFPLIITMHPFPIIGLLCCLLALQSPAQQIADNNVRTLSPDARVSIITCGPGPSLYALFGHTALRIQDHAQGIDLVYNYGTFHFEPPAFYTRFLLGTQLYYASVTSFRQFQPEYVASGRYLYEQVLALSHTQQQRLYHTLATAILPANRYYHYAFLTNNCSTRPLDLVLKISGAALPKGDSSQYPTAMQLMRPYLANTPWVSAGFDFLLGRLTYQPLPPREQAFLPEQLTALLEQLRINGRPLVKERYILYKPTTNIATPAYIIQPFHVALLLLLAAAFYSIADIKWRYNNTAPDAFFFCISGAAGIVLTAISLTSAHASLHHNLHVLWLLPTHLVAGILLQFRTLRASNWFRLYLGLSLCLQLVFLMAAPLLGIVFQTFIYLLCGSITIRCFSLLKVLREE
- a CDS encoding cation:proton antiporter; the encoded protein is MIHLPDLITDLALILGAAAVTTLIFKKLKQPLVLGYIVAGLLVGPHVSLLPTVNDVENVKTWSEIGVIFLLFSLGLEFSFKKLIKVGGSASVTAIVEVVVMLLLGYFAGQLLGWSRMDSIFLGGILSISSTTIIIRAFEELGVKRQKFAGLVFGILVVEDLVAIVLLVLLSTLAVSQQFAGMEMVFSVVKLVFFLVAWFVAGIFFLPTLLKLTHKLVNEETLLVMSIGLCLLMVVLASQAGFSPALGAFIMGSILAETTQAEKIEHLVTPVKELFGAVFFVSVGMLIDPAMLVRYGGPVALITVITIVGKLFSSTAGALISGQPLKSSVQTGMSLAQIGEFSFIIATLGLTLKVTSDFLYPVAVAVSAITTFTTPYLIRYAEPFYNKLMQWLPKRWTDALERYSSAAQTISVVSDWQLVLRSYFTNIVVFSVIIIAITLLSFYYVLPWAIEQTEGNLGLILTAGATLLLVLPFLWALAVRRLSSEAAGNMWKQQKFRGPLLLLYISRIALGVFLVGFLLDRFFSTPVALVVTAVIIVLLLLFSGRIQAFYGRIEARFLTNFNEREASNKAAVLAPWDAHLAEITMQADSPGLGLTLEELALRERYGINIALIRRGDLLLTAPGKWERLYPGDLLTVIGTDEQLEKFSRHIEPDAPHTLAGEDEDEVELRQFLVKKVSPFVGKNIREAGLREQTKGIVLGIERSGVRMLNPESTTLLEEGDIVWIAGNSKKLQSFLKQNHEVK